From Phoenix dactylifera cultivar Barhee BC4 unplaced genomic scaffold, palm_55x_up_171113_PBpolish2nd_filt_p 000138F, whole genome shotgun sequence, the proteins below share one genomic window:
- the LOC103697690 gene encoding cyclic nucleotide-gated ion channel 2-like, with translation MSWISKFHSFLSRWVGVFRHQKIRSDDDDDNGSNNESSSSNPTPPAAVECYACTQPGVPAFHSTSCDRAHTPEWEASAGSSLIPIQAAQPAARPAAHRRRPNSWIFGSVLDPRSQRVRRWNRAILLGRAVALAVDPLFFYALSIGRGGAPCLYMDGGLAAVATVLRTCADAVHVLHVWLQFRVAYVSRESLVVGCGKLVWDARTIAAHYLRSLKGFWLDIFVILPVPQVVFWLVIPTLIREGEIKLITTILLSVFLFQFLPKVYHSICVMRTMQKVTGYIFGTIWWGFCLNLIAYFIASHVAGGCWYVLAIQRVASCLQQQCEKKNNCDLVSLPCSKEVCYWLPLPSGMDKLTCESKLTTTTGIKNIPVCLNGDGPFRYGIYGWALPVVSSNSLAVKILYPIFWGLMTLSTFGNDLEPTSHWTEVIFSIIIVLSGLMLFTLLIGNIQVFLHAVMARKRKMQLRFRDMEWWMKRRQLPSRLRQRVHEYERQRWLAMRGEDEMDMVKDLPEGLRKEIKRYFCLDLIKKVPLFHNLDDLILDTICDRVRPLVFSKGEKVIREGDPVQRMVFIVWGQLKSSQHLSKGMVATCMLGPGNFLGDELFSWCLRRPFVDRLPASSATFECVEPTEAFGLEAPHLQYITEHFRYKFSNERLKKTARYYSSNWRTWAAVNIQLAWRRYKTRTRGMVNPPPELDDSEQRLRLYAAMFMSLRPHDHLE, from the exons ATGTCTTGGATCTCTAAATTCCACTCTTTCCTCTCAAG GTGGGTGGGAGTGTTCCGGCATCAAAAGATCCGGtcggacgacgacgacgacaatGGAAGCAACAACgagagcagcagcagcaacccGACACCGCCAGCGGCGGTGGAGTGCTATGCATGCACGCAGCCCGGCGTGCCGGCCTTCCACTCCACGAGCTGCGACCGCGCCCACACGCCCGAGTGGGAGGCCAGCGCTGGCTCTTCGCTGATCCCCATACAAGCCGCCCAGCCCGCCGCCCGCCCTGCGGCCCACCGACGCCGGCCGAATTCTTGGATCTTCGGCTCGGTTCTCGACCCGAGGAGCCAACGAGTCCGGCGGTGGAACCGGGCCATACTGCTCGGCCGGGCGGTGGCGCTGGCGGTGGACCCATTGTTCTTCTACGCCCTGTCGATCGGGCGGGGCGGCGCGCCGTGCCTGTACATGGACGGCGGCCTGGCGGCGGTGGCGACGGTGCTGCGCACGTGCGCCGACGCGGTGCACGTGCTGCACGTGTGGCTGCAGTTCCGGGTGGCGTACGTTTCGAGGGAGTCGCTGGTGGTTGGGTGCGGCAAGCTGGTGTGGGACGCCCGGACCATCGCCGCCCACTACCTCCGATCGCTCAAAGGCTTCTGGCTTGACATCTTCGTCATCCTCCCCGTGCCCCAG GTTGTCTTTTGGTTGGTTATACCAACATTGATAAGAGAAGGAGAGATCAAGCTCATAACGACGATACTTCTGTCTGTCTTCTTGTTCCAATTCCTTCCCAAGGTATATCACAGCATCTGTGTGATGAGAACGATGCAGAAAGTTACTGGCTACATTTTTGGAACAATCTGGTGGGGTTTTTGCCTCAACCTGATCGCTTACTTCATTGCCTCTCAT GTAGCCGGAGGTTGCTGGTATGTTCTTGCAATTCAACGTGTCGCCTCATGCCTCCAACAACAATGTGAGAAGAAGAATAATTGTGATCTTGTCTCATTGCCCTGTTCGAAGGAGGTCTGCTACTGGCTTCCCTTACCATCAGGCATGGACAAATTAACATGTGAGAGTAAGTTGACAACAACCACTGGAATCAAAAATATTCCAGTTTGCTTAAATGGTGATGGGCCATTCCGTTATGGGATCTACGGTTGGGCCCTCCCTGTTGTTTCCAGCAACTCACTCGCTGTCAAAATCCtttatcctatattttggggactTATGACTCTAAG CACTTTTGGCAATGATCTTGAGCCTACTAGTCACTGGACGGAAGTGATATTCAGTATAATCATCGTATTAAGTGGTCTAATGCTCTTCACTTTGTTGATTGGTAATATTCAG GTATTCTTGCATGCTGTCATGGCGAGGAAAAGAAAGATGCAATTACGGTTTCGAGACATGGAATGGTGGATGAAGCGAAGACAACTACCATCACGCCTGAGGCAGAGAGTCCACGAGTATGAACGCCAAAGGTGGCTTGCAATGAGAGGCGAGGATGAAATGGACATGGTCAAAGACTTGCCAGAAGGACTAAGGAAAGAGATAAAGCGCTACTTCTGCCTTGATCTCATCAAGAAG GTGCCATTGTTCCACAACTTGGATGACCTTATCCTTGACACTATATGCGATAGAGTTAGACCTCTAGTTTTCTCCAAGGGTGAAAAG GTAATCAGAGAAGGAGATCCGGTTCAACGCATGGTGTTCATTGTCTGGGGCCAATTGAAGAGTAGCCAGCACCTCAGCAAAGGCATGGTGGCCACATGCATGCTAGGCCCAGGAAACTTCCTAGGGGACGAGCTCTTCTCATGGTGCCTCCGCCGCCCATTTGTTGACAGGCTACCAGCTTCTTCTGCCACCTTTGAGTGTGTTGAGCCAACCGAGGCCTTTGGCTTGGAGGCGCCCCATCTTCAATACATCACCGAGCACTTCAGGTacaaattttcaaatgaaaggcTCAAAAAAACAGCAAGGTACTATTCATCAAACTGGAGGACATGGGCAGCTGTTAACATACAGCTTGCCTGGCGCCGCTACAAAACGAGGACTAGAGGCATGGTGAATCCACCACCAGAACTGGATGACAGTGAACAACGCCTTCGGCTCTATGCTGCAATGTTCATGTCACTTCGACCTCATGACCACCTTGAGTAG